The genomic stretch CTCATCCTTAAGGATCTGCATGGTCTCGGCTGTGCCGGGATTGGCATAAGCCGGATTGGCCATGTAAGCGAAGAAGAACTCAGGCTGGCCTTTTCCTTCTTTGAGGGCAGCAAAAGCCTGGGGAGAGGACGAAAAGGGACTTTTCCATTTGGGCTCGCCAAGATCCATCGTGCGGGGCAGGCAGCACCCGCCAGGAATATCGATATTCCCTATAACGGCATTTAACAGGGCAATGCAGCGCTCATTAAACACCCCATTCTTATGGCCGCTTACCCCGCGTCCCGTCAGGGAAACTGCCGGTTTTGTCTTAACGAACTCCAAGGCCAGGCGGCGAATATCTGCCGCTTTGACCCCGCTGACTTTTTCGGCCTGCTCCGGCGTGTACTGGGCAAGGTGTTCAGCGAGCTTGGGCAACGAAAAATTCGTCCAGCGGGTGAGGAACTCCTGATCATGCAATCCTTGCTGCAGGATATGCTGCGCCATGGCCAGGGCGATCACTCCATCTGTCCCGGGGTTCACCTGGTACCATTCGTGGCTCTTGCCGGCGGTGTTCGAGAGGCGGACATCGAAAGTGACCAGCTTGGCCGCGTTGGCCACCTGAGCCTCCACAATCCGCTGCGCCAGGGAGATGTATTGTTCATGATTCTCGTAAGGGTTGGCCCCAAAGTTAAGGATGAAACGGGATTTGGCTACATCGCTGACCGAGGATTCCGCTCCCCAGGTAAGGGCCTGAGCCGTCATGCGGGCTTCGTTGGGGAACCCGCTATCCGTGAAGAGGGTCGGAGATCCAAGGGACTTGAAGAAATGCAGAGCCAAGAGCTCCTTCGAACCGGGGGTGCCCATTTCGACCCAGAGGGCTTCAGACTTCCTCCGACGGCGTAATTCGGCGAGCCTCTTGGAAATTTCTTCCAAGGCCTGATCCCAGGAAATACGGCCCCATCGGCCTTCCCCGCGCGCGCCAGAGCGCTTAAAGGGGTAAAGCAAGCGGTCAGGGTCGTAAAGGACGTTTAGTCCGGCGTGGCCCCGGGAAGATATCTTGCCCCGTTTATTTGGGTGCTTAGGGTTGCCGGTAATTTCGGTTACCCGGCCGTCGGTGACTTCCCCAAGAATCCCACATCCCGCGGGGCAGAGAAGGCAGGTGCTGGCTACGGTTACCGGTTTGCCGGTCGTGCGCATGATCTTTTTGGGCGTTTCCGGGGGAGGGCTGAGGCAACCGGAAAGAGAGCCCCCGAAGCCAACCACGGCTGCGCTGGTAAATCCGAATTTTAAGAAATCTCTTCTCGTAACTTTCTTCATGAGAAACTCCTTGGGTTTCAAACCAAGAGCAGAAATTCACCGCCCCACATGATCATGTTGCGCACGAAGAAGAAGCAGATATATCCCATTATCCCTTATCTAATGCAACATCACGCTCTGACCGCCCACCACGATGATAATGCGCATAGCCAGAATCCCACAGAGGATAAAAAGGCAGGCAATACATTGCCCAATGGGATGAAGTCTGATTCGCTTGATCGAAAGCAAGATTAAAGGAATCGCCCCTCCCAGCGTGAGTTCCACCCCCAAAAACAGGGGAGCCCAACTCCCCCGCGTGAGCAACTGGTAGGTCACGTACTCTTCCGCCTTGGAGTTGGCCAATACGGCAAGGTCGCACCCCATCAAAAATAGCTCGACAATTATAAAGAGGTACATCATTCTGACCAAGGTATTAATGATGCGCAAATCCGCGGCCTTTTGTTCTGCATCCTGATTCTGAGCGAAATAATAGTAGCGGATGTTGATAATGATGATAATCAGGGCGAGCCCGGAAACCATAGCGGAAACCAGGAAAAGAATAGGGTTTAAGGAGGTGTTCCAGAAGGCCCGGCCCGCACCCAAGGCCAGGATGAAACCGGTGTATCCATGCACGCTGACTGCAACTGGGAAACCGCATAGACCCCAGATTTTGGCCAGCCGGGTATTTTCTCTGAACACATACCAAGCGTAGATCAAGCCTATGGGTGGATAGGCGGTCAGGAAGAATGTCCCCCAGGTTATGGGGGACCGGAGGTTAATATAGGGGAAAAGGTGCCAGAAGCGGGGAACTTGAGTAAGGTCCAATAGAAGAAAGACGGGGGCGACAGCTAAAACGATCAAAGCGCCTACAGCTCCGATCTTGCCAATGGGCTTCCACTCCTGCTTATTCAAAAGAGTCGCCACGACCGAAGTGGTGTAGAAACCCATATGCAGGCCGGTAATATAAAAATAAATGGCAATCAAATACCCTATCGGAATGACAAAGGGGACATTATAGATTACTCGTGCACTTTCTTCCAAAGCGCTCCTCCTCGGGCATCCATTGTCAGCTGGTCGGCGTTTATGTAAAAAACCATGGGATGGGTGTTCATTTCTGGTTTCATCACCATGACGGCATTGGATTGAATCAGGCGATAGACCTCACTTTGTGGATCATGGGTATCCCCCATATAGCGGGCAGTGGTGGGGCAAGCCTCCACACAGGCCGGTTGTAACCCTCTGTCCAGCCGGTGCACGCACCAATCGCATTTCTGCACAATGGGCGTTATGGGATTGATATAGCGCACGTCGTAAGGGCAGGCCGCCATGCAGTACCGACAACCGATGCAGCGATGGGGGTCAACGAGAACAATTCCGTCTGGGCGCTGGTAAGAAGCTTTCACCGGGCAGACGGTAACACAGATGGGGCTCTCGCAGTTGTTGCAGAGCAGAGGCAGAAATGATTTCCGGATATAGGGGTAGCGTCCCTTTTCCACCTGCTTGACCCACGAACGCCACACCCCCAAGGGCACGGCGTTTTCTCTCTTGCAGGCCACCGAGCAAGTATGACAGCCGATACATTTCCTCAGATCGATGACCATTCCGTAGCGAACATTGGTCATGGGATTCTTCCTCTTATATAAACTCCTGGCGAGTTTTGCGGGCCATCATTGAAAATGAGCCACCATTGAAGCACAGGAAGCCTGCGCAGGCAGCGCCGGACTCGTCAGGCGCAAACGGCCCTGGCTCTTCCGGCAGGTGAATGAATCCGTGGTTAAAGCTTGGCATAAAGCATGATGGATATGACCAGGGCGTAAATTACCAGCGATTCGATTAAGGCCAGACCGACAATCATGGGAATAAAAATCTTGGGCTGGGCTTCCGGATTGCGGGCGATGCCTTCCAAGCCTTTGGAGATAGCGATTCCCTGACCCAGTCCGCCGCCTAAAGCCGCAATGGCAATGGCCAGGCCGCAGGCCAGACCGATAAATTTCTTTGCCTCCTGCCCCAGAGGTTCTTCAGCCGCAAAGGCCAAAGAAGCAAAAAAGCAGCTTAAGGCGAAAGTCAGCAAAAGGACCCACATCGTTTTCTTCATTATCCAATACCTCCTATTGAATGAAATACCTTTCCTTCCATCCATCTCTTAACTCGATTGTATAGGAAATTCCTTTTTGGACACGGATGTACACAGATTATCAGGATAAACTAAAAAGAAAATAATTATCTGCGGTTATCTGCGTCCTATTAAATTTTAACTTATAACTCGTAACTCTTTAATGTTCCGACTCCTCAATGGCCAAGGATATGTACACCATGGAAAGCAATATAAAGATAAAAGTCTGGATAAGCG from Deltaproteobacteria bacterium encodes the following:
- a CDS encoding molybdopterin-dependent oxidoreductase, with amino-acid sequence MKKVTRRDFLKFGFTSAAVVGFGGSLSGCLSPPPETPKKIMRTTGKPVTVASTCLLCPAGCGILGEVTDGRVTEITGNPKHPNKRGKISSRGHAGLNVLYDPDRLLYPFKRSGARGEGRWGRISWDQALEEISKRLAELRRRRKSEALWVEMGTPGSKELLALHFFKSLGSPTLFTDSGFPNEARMTAQALTWGAESSVSDVAKSRFILNFGANPYENHEQYISLAQRIVEAQVANAAKLVTFDVRLSNTAGKSHEWYQVNPGTDGVIALAMAQHILQQGLHDQEFLTRWTNFSLPKLAEHLAQYTPEQAEKVSGVKAADIRRLALEFVKTKPAVSLTGRGVSGHKNGVFNERCIALLNAVIGNIDIPGGCCLPRTMDLGEPKWKSPFSSSPQAFAALKEGKGQPEFFFAYMANPAYANPGTAETMQILKDEKRVPFLVAADTHLTETGALADLLLPMASYLESWNLESRPAMGLIPFVSIRQPMVSPLGKSKSIGDTFIELAGRMGDDFQKAFPYKSSDEFIGKAAARIEGLSKSGGIDLLKKEGVWFDPAAKPAYRSFEKKGFNTPSGKFEIFSRRLEESGLPPLPAYVPIQAHQGMKEEELILVVNRANVMTLRLANAKWLAEILHENPLWINPETAQAKGIREGDRVKVSSATGSLIARVRLSHGVHPRVVTLTEGLGHSQLGKFARAKKEKSSDSDTGLIWWNQEGNGVNTNALVTADFEPAGGGLAWNDTKVTLQKV
- a CDS encoding 4Fe-4S dicluster domain-containing protein; translation: MTNVRYGMVIDLRKCIGCHTCSVACKRENAVPLGVWRSWVKQVEKGRYPYIRKSFLPLLCNNCESPICVTVCPVKASYQRPDGIVLVDPHRCIGCRYCMAACPYDVRYINPITPIVQKCDWCVHRLDRGLQPACVEACPTTARYMGDTHDPQSEVYRLIQSNAVMVMKPEMNTHPMVFYINADQLTMDARGGALWKKVHE
- the atpE gene encoding ATP synthase F0 subunit C: MKKTMWVLLLTFALSCFFASLAFAAEEPLGQEAKKFIGLACGLAIAIAALGGGLGQGIAISKGLEGIARNPEAQPKIFIPMIVGLALIESLVIYALVISIMLYAKL
- the nrfD gene encoding NrfD/PsrC family molybdoenzyme membrane anchor subunit, whose protein sequence is MEESARVIYNVPFVIPIGYLIAIYFYITGLHMGFYTTSVVATLLNKQEWKPIGKIGAVGALIVLAVAPVFLLLDLTQVPRFWHLFPYINLRSPITWGTFFLTAYPPIGLIYAWYVFRENTRLAKIWGLCGFPVAVSVHGYTGFILALGAGRAFWNTSLNPILFLVSAMVSGLALIIIIINIRYYYFAQNQDAEQKAADLRIINTLVRMMYLFIIVELFLMGCDLAVLANSKAEEYVTYQLLTRGSWAPLFLGVELTLGGAIPLILLSIKRIRLHPIGQCIACLFILCGILAMRIIIVVGGQSVMLH